The proteins below come from a single Salvelinus alpinus chromosome 18, SLU_Salpinus.1, whole genome shotgun sequence genomic window:
- the LOC139543539 gene encoding putative nuclease HARBI1 isoform X1, translated as MKAQNCVFLSALTMACPFVRDVVDEEALVLRRAFRRERVFRDRLDPLAFPDDHLYERYRFSADGIRYLCRLLGPRIKHRTARSHALSVEQMVCVALRFFASGAFLYSVGDAEQLNKATICRTIRSVCLAIKALADVFISFPGHRRLCDIKEEFYRIAGFPNVIGAVDCTHIRIKAPSGAHEADFVNRKSFHSINVQMVCNADCVISNVVAKWPGSVHDSRIFRASEIYQCLSQGEFSGVLLGDRGYGCQPFLLTPFTDPQEAQQAYNHAHARTRARVEMTFGLLKARFHCLHKLRVSPVRACDITVACAVLHNVACLRKERAPRVPPAMDWDNPAIFPDDDSGRLLRDQYVLNYFS; from the exons atgaaggcccaaaattgtgtgttcctttctgctctgacaatggcatgcccattcgtgcgagatgtggtggatgaagaagcacttgtgctgaggagagccttcaggcgagaaagggtcttcagggaccggttggacccactggccttccctgatgaccatctatatgaaagatacaggttttctgcagatggcatcaggtatctatgcagactactgggtcccaggattaagcaccgcactgcacggagccatgcactgagtgtggagcaaatggtttgtgtggccttgcgcttttttgctagtggagccttcctgtactcagtgggggatgcagaacagctgaacaaggccacaatttgccgcacaataaggagtgtgtgtctggctatcaaagcattagcagatgtcttcatctccttccctggccacagaagactctgtgacatcaaagaggagttctataggattgcag gtttccccaatgtcattggtgcagtggactgcacacacataaggataaaagccccctcaggtgcccatgaggccgattttgtgaataggaaatcctttcacagcattaatgttcag atggtctgcaatgctgactgtgtgatcagcaatgttgtggcaaaatggcctggctcagtccatgactccagaatctttcgggcctctgaaatctatcagtgcctatcacaag gtgaattctctggtgtgttgctgggagacagggggtatggctgccagccttttctcctgacacctttcacagacccccaggaagcacagcaggcctacaaccatgcccatgccaggaccagggccagagttgaaatgacctttggcctcctgaaggcacgctttcactgccttcacaaattaagggtcagccctgttagggcatgtgatattactgtggcttgtgctgtcctccacaatgtggcctgcctgaggaaggagagggcccccagagtgccaccagccatggactgggacaatccggcaatcttccctgatgacgacagtggtcggctgctgagggaccaatatgtgttgaattattttagttag